One stretch of Aigarchaeota archaeon DNA includes these proteins:
- a CDS encoding AIR synthase family protein, with product MRITYGKLPREVLEKTVFKWMGAKRKDVLLWPAYGEDAAVVKVSNRRLVVTCDPITGSRRLLGWLSVHINANDVAVCGARPAWFSSCILLPEGNEKLFASIVKQIHKAASELHVSVITGHSEVALYVSEPIIIGTMIGVIEGNKHYRTRDAKPGDKILMTKTVAIEGTAILATDLSDILSSKVDKRLLRRASAFYKKISVVDEAMIIAPTGLATAMHDPTEGGLLGGLYEMAEASGTGFVVYEDAIPIARETKVVCEILGCDPLKLISSGTLIASIRGDHEKLLTALKRAGVKASIIGEVVPKRYGRKLIRSEGTVESIKSAITDELWRILLEHPLPNYGIRY from the coding sequence ATGAGGATAACCTACGGTAAGTTACCGAGAGAAGTGTTGGAGAAAACGGTCTTCAAATGGATGGGTGCAAAGAGAAAAGACGTTCTTCTATGGCCGGCATATGGTGAGGACGCAGCCGTAGTCAAAGTTTCCAATAGGCGCCTTGTTGTGACATGCGACCCTATCACCGGCTCAAGGAGATTACTCGGATGGTTATCAGTCCATATAAATGCTAACGACGTAGCAGTTTGTGGTGCAAGACCCGCTTGGTTCTCGTCTTGCATACTGCTGCCTGAAGGTAATGAGAAACTCTTTGCATCCATAGTTAAGCAGATTCACAAAGCAGCATCAGAGCTTCACGTCTCTGTTATCACGGGCCATTCCGAAGTCGCGCTTTATGTGTCTGAGCCGATAATAATTGGCACGATGATAGGTGTAATCGAAGGGAATAAGCACTATAGAACTAGGGATGCTAAACCTGGTGATAAGATACTCATGACAAAGACTGTGGCCATAGAAGGAACGGCAATACTCGCAACGGATCTGTCGGATATACTCAGCTCGAAGGTAGATAAACGCTTACTCAGGAGAGCATCCGCATTTTACAAGAAGATAAGCGTCGTAGACGAGGCTATGATAATAGCACCAACAGGTCTCGCTACGGCAATGCACGATCCGACTGAAGGTGGTCTGTTAGGTGGACTTTACGAAATGGCTGAGGCTTCCGGGACGGGATTCGTTGTCTACGAAGATGCCATACCGATCGCGAGGGAGACCAAGGTAGTTTGTGAGATACTCGGATGCGACCCTTTAAAATTGATAAGCTCTGGTACCTTGATAGCATCCATCAGGGGCGATCATGAAAAACTCCTTACCGCTCTTAAAAGAGCGGGTGTAAAAGCCTCTATTATAGGCGAAGTAGTGCCTAAAAGGTATGGAAGGAAACTAATAAGATCCGAAGGTACGGTTGAGAGCATAAAGTCGGCTATTACCGATGAGTTATGGCGAATACTATTAGAGCACCCGCTTCCAAATTACGGAATAAGGTATTAA
- a CDS encoding NTP transferase domain-containing protein, which produces MSKSRMGSYACVVLVNGRGYMGDKKGLVKIAGRPMIEYVLDSVPDEVTELFVSVENETQAAAYEPICEKYFASLMRMEKNQYLNEHEKVKEVLETIPSSNVLILPCDMPCITLEFTCFLLEASKKFTAVLPRMLDNNVDFSLASYQAGPFLEAFKKYPEMHLPELIKKLRNVLYVSTNALRMFDSKLGILYKVSSAADVPKVESILRSRL; this is translated from the coding sequence ATGTCTAAAAGTAGGATGGGGAGCTATGCTTGTGTCGTCCTAGTAAATGGAAGGGGTTACATGGGCGATAAGAAGGGTTTAGTGAAGATAGCTGGGAGACCTATGATCGAGTACGTCCTCGATAGTGTGCCTGATGAGGTCACCGAGTTATTCGTATCTGTTGAGAATGAAACGCAAGCCGCGGCTTACGAGCCTATATGCGAAAAGTACTTTGCTTCATTAATGAGAATGGAGAAAAATCAGTATTTGAATGAACATGAAAAAGTAAAAGAGGTTCTAGAAACTATTCCAAGTTCTAATGTACTTATTCTTCCTTGCGATATGCCGTGCATCACATTAGAGTTTACTTGCTTTTTGCTGGAAGCCTCTAAAAAATTCACGGCAGTGTTGCCTAGGATGCTGGATAACAATGTTGACTTTAGCTTAGCATCCTACCAAGCCGGCCCCTTCCTCGAGGCATTTAAAAAATATCCTGAGATGCACCTGCCCGAGCTCATTAAGAAGCTTAGGAACGTGCTTTATGTATCAACCAATGCTCTCAGGATGTTCGATAGCAAGCTCGGCATTTTATACAAGGTATCTTCTGCAGCAGACGTACCGAAAGTGGAGAGCATACTTCGTAGCAGGTTATAG
- a CDS encoding RtcB family protein, translated as MRVPVMIFASQKLLQKMTQDRTLEQGANVAMLPGIYKASVVLPDAHEGYGFPIGGVAAMDATEGVISPGGVGYDINCGVRLMTTNLTVKDVMPKVRELVDTIFRNIPAGLGSRRKDFRVSASDLDRIAVEGARYIIEKYGLGWSEDIKHIEEEGTLEGADPSKVSPTAKSRGEPQIGTLGSGNHFLEIQRVDKIFNREAAKIVGINQENQITVLVHTGSRGYGHQICSDYLKVMERAAHKYGIKLPDRELACAPANTPEADQYLKAFACAVNFAFANRQAISHWVRQSFEEVFKQPAESLGMKLVYDVAHNIVKLEKHKVDGEIKDVYVHRKGATRSFPAGHPLVPSDYRSIGQPVIIPGSMGTASWLLLGSPKAMELSFGSTAHGAGREMSRAGAKRRYTGLTVIKEMESKGIVVRSDSTETLIEEADEAYKNVDEVVEVSHAVGIATKVARLVPIGVIKG; from the coding sequence ATGAGAGTACCGGTCATGATATTCGCGTCTCAGAAACTTCTTCAAAAGATGACGCAAGACAGAACACTCGAGCAGGGCGCAAACGTCGCTATGCTCCCAGGCATATACAAAGCTAGCGTAGTTCTTCCTGATGCACACGAAGGTTATGGATTCCCTATAGGAGGTGTGGCAGCCATGGACGCGACTGAGGGTGTTATATCTCCAGGAGGTGTGGGGTATGATATCAACTGTGGTGTTAGACTCATGACAACAAACCTTACCGTAAAGGACGTCATGCCCAAAGTAAGGGAGTTAGTAGACACGATTTTCAGGAATATTCCTGCAGGTCTCGGAAGCAGGCGGAAGGACTTCAGGGTGAGCGCTTCAGACCTCGACAGAATAGCAGTAGAGGGCGCGCGCTATATAATAGAGAAGTATGGTCTCGGTTGGAGTGAAGACATAAAGCATATAGAAGAGGAGGGAACTCTGGAAGGAGCAGACCCATCAAAAGTCTCACCGACTGCTAAAAGTAGGGGCGAGCCTCAGATAGGTACGCTCGGTAGCGGTAACCACTTCCTCGAGATACAGAGGGTTGACAAAATATTCAACCGCGAAGCGGCAAAAATCGTGGGAATAAACCAGGAGAATCAGATAACGGTCTTGGTCCATACGGGTAGTAGGGGCTACGGTCACCAAATATGCAGCGATTATCTGAAGGTCATGGAAAGGGCAGCCCATAAATATGGAATCAAGCTGCCAGATAGAGAGCTTGCGTGCGCGCCCGCCAATACGCCTGAGGCTGATCAGTACCTTAAGGCATTTGCATGCGCTGTTAACTTCGCATTCGCAAATAGACAAGCAATTAGCCACTGGGTTAGACAGAGTTTCGAGGAGGTGTTTAAACAACCAGCAGAATCGCTCGGGATGAAGCTTGTGTACGACGTAGCCCACAACATCGTGAAACTCGAAAAACACAAGGTAGACGGCGAGATAAAGGACGTCTATGTACACCGAAAAGGAGCGACGAGGAGTTTCCCCGCCGGACACCCACTCGTGCCTAGCGATTATAGGAGTATAGGACAACCTGTGATAATTCCCGGATCGATGGGGACTGCAAGTTGGCTTTTGTTAGGAAGCCCAAAGGCTATGGAGTTGAGCTTCGGCAGTACGGCTCACGGAGCTGGAAGAGAAATGAGCAGGGCGGGAGCAAAAAGGCGTTATACAGGTCTAACGGTTATAAAGGAGATGGAGAGCAAGGGCATAGTTGTCAGGAGCGACAGCACGGAGACTCTAATAGAAGAGGCTGACGAAGCTTATAAGAACGTTGACGAGGTGGTTGAGGTAAGCCACGCAGTAGGTATAGCAACAAAAGTTGCCAGACTTGTCCCTATAGGCGTAATTAAAGGTTGA